GGTCCTTTAACTGTTACTTCAAGAGTCTTCATACCATGTTCCATTGAAGTTTTTGCAGCAGTTTCAGCAGCCATTTGAGCAGCGAATGGAGTAGATTTACGAGAACCTTTAAATCCAAGCGCACCTGCACTTGACCAAGAAATTGCATTTCCGTGCGGGTCAGTAATAGTTACAATCGTGTTATTGAAAGTTGAACGAATATGAGCAATACCAGATTCAATATTCTTTTTTACACGGCGTTTGCGTGTATTAGTTTTACGTGCCATTTAAATGAGTACCTCCTTTACTAATTATTTTTTCTTGTTAGCAACGGTCTTACGAGGACCTTTACGAGTACGAGCGTTGTTCTTCGTATTTTGTCCGCGAACAGGCAATCCACGACGATGACGAAGACCACGGTATGATCCGATTTCCATTAAACGCTTAATGTTAAGCGAAATTTCACGGCGAAGGTCACCTTCAACCTTTAATTTGTCGATAATGTCACGGATTTTATTTAATTCTTCTTCTGTTAAATCACGCACACGTGTATCTTCAGAAACTCCAGCATCTGCTAGGATTTTCTCAGCAGTTGGTTTCCCAATTCCGTAAATGTAAGTTAATGAGATTACTACACGCTTTTCGCGTGGAACATCCACACCAGCAATACGTGCCATAGAATAAGCACCTCCTTCTATATTAACCTTGTTTTTGTTTATGTTTTGGGTTTTCGCAGATAACCATTACTTTACCGCGTCTGCGAATAACTTTACATTTTTCACAGATTGGTTTAACAGATGGTCTTACTTTCATTATTCTAACCTCCTTGATCATACGGAGTGCAATGGACTATTTAAAGCGATACGTGATTCTTCCGCGAGTTAGATCATAAGGGGATAGCTCAACAGTCACTTTATCCCCTGGTAAAATCCGAATGAAGTGCATGCGGATTTTTCCAGAAACATGAGCTAACACAGAATGACCATTTTCTAATTCTACCTTAAACATGGCATTTGGCAAAGTTTCAACTACTGTACCTTCTACTTCAATTACATCATCTTTCGCCATCAAACTGTCTCCTTTCTTTATTCAAGTACGTATTAATTCACAAATTGCATTAGAAAGACAAGACCGATTTTTTCGATTGTACTCGAATCAGCATGCATACGTGAACCTAACTGCTTAGTTTGGTTAAAATTTCGTAACCTGTCTCAGTGATCGCAATCGTATGCTCGAAATGAGCACACATTCTCCCATCAACTGTTACAACCGTCCAGTCATCCGCCAAGGTCTTGACATATTGACTTCCAGCATTCACCATCGGTTCAATAGCTAGTACCATGCCAGGTTTTAAACGCGGACCTTTGTTTGGGGGACCATAATGTGGGATTTGAGGATCCTCATGTAAGTCTTGCCCTACGCCGTGTCCAACATACTCGCGCACAATGGAAAAGCCGTTTGCTTCCACATACGTTTGAATCGCATGAGAGATGTTTGATAGGCGTTCACCTGGTTTAGCTTCCTTAAGGCCAAGAAAGAGAGCATGCTCCGTAACCTCTAACAGACGTTTCGTTTCCTCTTCAATTTCACCTACCGGATAAGTCCAAGCTGAATCTCCATGATAACCGTTGTATTTTGCACCAATGTCAATACTGATGATATCGCCATTCTTCAATACACGAT
The DNA window shown above is from Bacillus sp. T3 and carries:
- the rpsK gene encoding 30S ribosomal protein S11; the encoded protein is MARKTNTRKRRVKKNIESGIAHIRSTFNNTIVTITDPHGNAISWSSAGALGFKGSRKSTPFAAQMAAETAAKTSMEHGMKTLEVTVKGPGAGREAAIRALQAAGLEVTAIKDVTPVPHNGCRPPKRRRV
- the rpsM gene encoding 30S ribosomal protein S13, which produces MARIAGVDVPREKRVVISLTYIYGIGKPTAEKILADAGVSEDTRVRDLTEEELNKIRDIIDKLKVEGDLRREISLNIKRLMEIGSYRGLRHRRGLPVRGQNTKNNARTRKGPRKTVANKKK
- the rpmJ gene encoding 50S ribosomal protein L36, with the protein product MKVRPSVKPICEKCKVIRRRGKVMVICENPKHKQKQG
- the infA gene encoding translation initiation factor IF-1, which produces MAKDDVIEVEGTVVETLPNAMFKVELENGHSVLAHVSGKIRMHFIRILPGDKVTVELSPYDLTRGRITYRFK
- the map gene encoding type I methionyl aminopeptidase; translation: MIICKTPREIEIMRQAGRIVALTHEELKKHIRPGITTKELDVIAEQFILKQGAIPSFKGYNGFRGSICASVNDELVHGIPGDRVLKNGDIISIDIGAKYNGYHGDSAWTYPVGEIEEETKRLLEVTEHALFLGLKEAKPGERLSNISHAIQTYVEANGFSIVREYVGHGVGQDLHEDPQIPHYGPPNKGPRLKPGMVLAIEPMVNAGSQYVKTLADDWTVVTVDGRMCAHFEHTIAITETGYEILTKLSS